From a region of the Calliphora vicina chromosome 4, idCalVici1.1, whole genome shotgun sequence genome:
- the LOC135959314 gene encoding leucine-rich repeat flightless-interacting protein 2 isoform X2, whose protein sequence is MDTTSAVGRRRVNSRVNAEDQALDQIAKEAEARLAARRHARAEAREIRMRELERQQKEQESNADRVFDMHSTVTGITPLSHMRLGLGSSPVTGLLNSTRGNSMSSRRSSEDSLEEEGRSLRDIRHELKDVEERFRKAMIANAQLDNDRASQTYQIQLLKDKLEDMEESYSQLQRECKEKTRDCNALKRSLDKLSEELKLVQGQLNERDTLIAEQGLVIVAIENEDGTDAKRALVSVENAQLLGSVQGSLDVRLKKFSEEKQQLQAEVQQLQEQLETYKSQGKGRGKGNSSNGPLGSDDDDYEAQREANKIISDYKYKLQKAEQEIASLQSSLARSETQVIRYKSTAEAAEKAEAELKIERRKLQRENRETMEKLEELETSNNHLLKRLDKLKNAKSALLKDL, encoded by the exons ATGGATACTACAAGTGCCGTAGGACGGCGTCGTGTAAATTCGCGTGTCAATGCCGAGGATCAAGCTTTGGATCAAATAGCAAAAGag GCTGAGGCTAGATTAGCAGCCAGAAGGCATGCCCGAGCAGAAGCTCGAGAGATACGTATGCGAGAATTGGAACGGCAGCAAAAAGAACAAGAATCTAATGCAGATCGGGTATTCGATATGCACTCAACCGTTACAGGCATAACACCACTGTCACACATGCGTCTGGGTTTGGGCAGTTCGCCGGTAACTGGCTTACTAAACTCTACGCGAGGCAATTCAATGTCGTCGAGACGTAGTAGTGAAGATTCACTGGAAGAGGAAGGCCGCAGTTTAAGAGATATACGTCATGAGTTAAAG GATGTTGAAGAACGATTTCGTAAGGCTATGATAGCGAACGCTCAGTTGGATAATGATCGTGCCTCACAAACCTATCAGATACAGTTGCTTAAAGATAAACTGGAAGATATGGAAGAATCGTATTCACAATTACAGCGTGAGTGTAAGGAAAAGACACGCGATTGTAATGCCTTGAAGCGATCGTTGGACAAACTGAGTGAAGAGCTTAAACTGGTACAGGGTCAGCTGAATGAGCGTGACACACTGATAGCAGAACAAGGCTTAGTTATTGTGGCAATTGAAAATGAGGATGGCACTGATGCCAAACGTGCTCTAGTCAGCGTTGAAAATGCACAATTATTGGGTTCGGTACAAGGATCATTAG ATGTTCGACTTAAGAAATTTAGCGAGGAGAAACAACAACTGCAGGCCGAAGTCCAGCAGTTGCAGGAGCAATTAGAAACCTATAAAAGTCAGGGCAAAGGTCGAGGTAAAGGCAATTCTTCAAATGGTCCCTTAGGTTCAGACGATGATGATTATGAAGCTCAAA GAGAAGCTAATAAAATCATATCGgattacaaatataaattacaaaaagctGAACAGGAAATTGCTAGTCTACAATCGAGTTTGGCACGTTCCGAAACACAAGTTATACGCTATAAAAGTACAGCAGAGGCGGCCGAAAAGGCAGAGGCAGAACTTAAAATCGAAAGGAGGAAACTACAAAGAGAG AATCGCGAAACAATGGAAAAACTCGAAGAGTTAGAAACATCAAATAATCATCTTCTTAAACGTCTGGACAAATTAAAGAATGCCAAAAGTGCTTTGCTCAAAGATCTCTGA
- the LOC135956610 gene encoding late secretory pathway protein AVL9 homolog — protein sequence MDSAENKPPILHILVVGFHHKLGCQVEFSYPPLVKGTTGMNECPSGWKYLSTLALPDGSHNFTEDTVFFNLPSLTDPTESVYGVSCYRQIPVERLKIRTADVTRSTVQKSVCCLARLPIYGYIEVKLALIADAFFETGDFASTELLVKAYQQLNACLMSDESRRPLRHFHVGLSLREIVLQWRHKTLQLFKLFLLQRRVVCFGSPVRTMCALILGISSLIPRLLEKGFQEVACVRTSRPLSPMPDYTESLIKADDCREDRNDADEKEDIKTEKPEVEEDIMPTDIDNCAGGDFVDNTSSIMTATTESIKSNNSDSSSTPTGKDAEASDASSLTNVAVEVGGSKRLERSNSFTRQPSEDTSSIATLTALTMVNPDEYRSPISIFASGNLCLPYLSLPYMDLLTDPSVLSYVIGTSNVLFQQKHHLAEVLVDIENGNLDIRDSELRKQLVLTTEDLRFMDFLLKHVHAPKEDAEGSEHWIRNQFQGYTLALLRTTVATDATSKDADHFNINFMNAFQKTQCFQEWFDVKPDTEFFEQLPAGHPFSGTLSVADMKLKLAQTMQNSESGRKINQAVNNTSRAVGGAISQAKGAFSYWWSSITTTPANSASPSSDPGNTADVNSTRPQEISVTFQNNSNEDKIEVGISVHTEEGVVYKKINEDEESNQGTPINKPSAGSQDEKLIDSAEELMEENQLDKIRPAVNTENQTAVTNTEVQPRRGIVEIAKEAEVLDKEDNKQNETLNNCGAIEVADSTDTTTTTTCTNGAIFIV from the exons ATGGATTCGGCAGAGAATAAACCACCAATACTACATATTTTGGTAGTGGGTTTTCATCACAAGTTGGGTTGTCAG gTGGAGTTTTCGTATCCCCCCTTGGTCAAGGGTACAACTGGCATGAACGAATGTCCGTCCGGTTGGAAATATTTATCAACCCTGGCCTTGCCCGATGGCTCACATAACTTCACCGAAGATACAGTATTTTTTAATCTGCCCAGTCTAACAGATCCTACAGAAAGTGTTTATGGTGTTTCTTGCTATCGTCAGATACCCGTGGAAAGACTGAAAATACGAACGGCTGACGTTACGCGCAGTACGGTGCAAAAATCAGTTTGTTGTTTGGCTCGTTTGCCCATATACGGTTACATCGAAGTGAAACTGGCTCTGATTGCTGATGCATTTTTTGAAACGGGTGATTTTGCTTCTACTGAGCTCTTGGTAAAGGCTTATCAACAATTAAATGCATGCTTAATGAGCGATGAGTCACGTCGACCACTACGTCATTTCCATGTGGGCTTATCTTTGCGGGAAATTGTTCTACAGTGGCGTCACAAAACCTTGcagttatttaaattgtttctcTTGCAAAGAAGGGTGGTATGTTTTGGATCTCCTGTGCGCACCATGTGTGCTTTGATTTTGGGTATTTCCTCGTTAATACCGAGACTTTTGGAGAAAGGTTTCCAGGAGGTGGCCTGTGTTAGAACCTCTCGTCCACTGTCACCCATGCCCGACTATACAGAATCTCTGATAAAAGCCGACGACTGTAGGGAAGATCGAAATGATGCTGACGAAAAAGAAGATATTAAAACGGAAAAACCGGAGGTAGAGGAGGATATTATGCCTACAGATATTGATAATTGTGCTGGTGGTGATTTTGTGGACAATACCAGCAGTATTATGACGGCCACAACGGAAAGTATTAAGTCGAATAATAGCGATAGCAGTTCGACACCTACGGGTAAGGATGCTGAGGCATCTGATGCCTCATCTTTGACAAATGTAGCTGTAGAGGTTGGTGGTAGCAAACGTTTAGAACGTAGTAATTCATTTACTAGACAACCCAGTGAGGATACCTCAT CCATCGCAACTCTCACCGCTTTAACTATGGTCAATCCCGACGAGTATCGTTCACCCATTTCGATATTTGCCAGCGGTAATCTATGCTTGCCTTATCTCTCGTTGCCATATATGGATCTGCTCACCGATCCCTCTGTTCTCAGTTACGTTATTGGTACCTCGAATGTATTGTTTCAACAGAAACACCATTTGGCCGAGGTACTGGTGGACATTGAAAATGGAAATCTCGATATACGTGATTCGGAACTAAGAAAACAGTTAGTTTTAACTACAGAAGACCTCAGATTTATGGACTTTTTGCTAAAACATGTACATGCGCCCAAAGAAGATGCAGAGGGCAGTGAACACTGGATACGTAATCAATTTCAGGGTTATACGTTGGCATTATTGCGTACCACAGTGGCCACCGATGCCACCTCTAAAGATGCCgatcattttaatataaatttcatgaATGCTTTTCAAAAGACCCAGTGTTTTCAAGAGTGGTTTGACGTCAAGCCGGATACAGAGTTCTTTGAGCAACTGCCAGCTGGTCATCCATTTTCGGGTACATTGTCGGTGGCAGATATGAAATTGAAGTTGGCACA AACCATGCAAAATAGCGAAAGTGGCCGTAAAATAAATCAAGCGGTTAACAACACTAGTCGTGCAGTGGGTGGTGCCATTTCTCAAGCCAAAGGCGCATTTTCCTATTGGTGGTCTTCAATTACTACCACTCCAGCCAACTCGGCATCTCCCTCCTCCGATCCCGGCAATACTGCAGACGTAAACTCCACTCGACCCCAAGAAATCTCCGTAACATTCCAAAATAATTCCAATGAAGACAAAATTGAAGTAGGTATAAGTGTACACACCGAAGAGGGTGTagtttataagaaaattaacgaAGACGAAGAATCAAACCAGGGTACTCCCATTAACAAACCCTCTGCAGGAAGCCAGGATGAAAAACTAATCGATAGTGCTGAAGAATTAATGGAGGAAAATCAATTGGATAAAATAAGACCAGCTGTTAACACAGAAAATCAAACCGCTGTTACAAATACCGAGGTACAGCCCCGACGAGGTATTGTAGAGATTGCCAAAGAGGCTGAAGTACTCGACAAGGAAGacaataaacaaaatgaaactTTAAACAATTGCGGAGCAATTGAAGTGGCTGATTCAACTGACACCACAACAACTACAACCTGCACAAACGGGGCTATTTTTATAGTATAA
- the LOC135959314 gene encoding putative uncharacterized protein DDB_G0291812 isoform X1, which produces MSVEQKLTDKNVVTTATTANSSLTKTNKKNNNNNNSSKKFIKKALKTSKTKKTTNTSNVNNNNSSKKTNNKNSTSSSNNNVEVANDEIIEELFDFSDTDLKELDDTETKEEISENNNNENVNSTTSIELLNKDIEELKEEDEVDKKSEVQLQAIENDNNNNNNHNNEVKDEERQQQQQVGDSLSSSIDNIDKQNEEEQQEDNELASTIITLPTAATSAATANIISEEGNKDNNKIDKKQQQHQPESFQEEEQENEEKEPNENTLLNKDTTSSTPVQITNSSIVDELPLTTSDNNDNKMSTSSDTKSKQTTDDTPESSLVANKESSYNEHDDNNDLNDDGVDDDEYAEPYDELLVQFLDEANQIAEARLAARRHARAEAREIRMRELERQQKEQESNADRVFDMHSTVTGITPLSHMRLGLGSSPVTGLLNSTRGNSMSSRRSSEDSLEEEGRSLRDIRHELKDVEERFRKAMIANAQLDNDRASQTYQIQLLKDKLEDMEESYSQLQRECKEKTRDCNALKRSLDKLSEELKLVQGQLNERDTLIAEQGLVIVAIENEDGTDAKRALVSVENAQLLGSVQGSLDVRLKKFSEEKQQLQAEVQQLQEQLETYKSQGKGRGKGNSSNGPLGSDDDDYEAQREANKIISDYKYKLQKAEQEIASLQSSLARSETQVIRYKSTAEAAEKAEAELKIERRKLQRENRETMEKLEELETSNNHLLKRLDKLKNAKSALLKDL; this is translated from the exons ATGTCAGTGGAACAGAAATTAACTGATAAAAATGTTGTGACTACAGCAACAACCGCAAATTCGAgtttaacaaaaactaataaaaagaacaataacaacaacaatagtagtaagaaattcattaaaaaagcaTTGAAAacatcaaaaactaaaaaaactacaaacactTCTAatgtcaacaacaacaacagcagcaaaaaaacgaataacaaaaacagcactagtagcagcaacaacaatgttGAAGTGGCAAACGATGAAATCATCGAGGAGTTGTTTGATTTTAGCGATACAGATTTAAAAGAACTCGACGATACAGAAACTAAAGAAGAAATTAGcgaaaataacaacaacgaaAACGTAAACTCTACTACCAGTATCGAGCTGTTAAATAAAGATATTGAAGAATTAAAGGAAGAAGATGAAGTTGACAAAAAGTCAGAGGTGCAATTGCAAGCTATAGAAAatgataataacaacaataataatcataataacgAAGTGAAAGACGAAGAaaggcaacaacaacaacaggtGGGAGACTCATTATCGTCGAGTATTGATAACATTGATAAACAAAACGAAGAAGAACAACAAGAAGACAATGAATTAGCCTCGACAATAATAACATTACCAACAGCGGCTACGTCTGCGGCGACTGCAAATATTATTAGCGAAGAAGgaaataaagataataataaaattgataaaaaacaacaacaacaccaaccaGAGTCTTTCCAAGAAGAAGAACAAGAGAACGAAGAAAAAGAACCCAATGAGAATACATTGTTAAATAAAGACACCACTAGCAGCACTCCCGTGCAAATCACCAATAGTTCTATTGTTGACGAACTGCCACTGACTACGTCTGACAACAATGACAACAAAATGTCAACCTCTTCAGACACAAAGTCTAAGCAAACAACTGACGATACTCCAGAGTCGTCTTTGGTTGCAAATAAAGAAAGCAGTTACAATGAGCATGATGATAACAATGATTTAAATGACGATGGCGTTGATGATGATGAGTATGCCGAACCGTATGATGAACTACTAGTGCAATTCCTTGATGAAGCCAACCAGATT GCTGAGGCTAGATTAGCAGCCAGAAGGCATGCCCGAGCAGAAGCTCGAGAGATACGTATGCGAGAATTGGAACGGCAGCAAAAAGAACAAGAATCTAATGCAGATCGGGTATTCGATATGCACTCAACCGTTACAGGCATAACACCACTGTCACACATGCGTCTGGGTTTGGGCAGTTCGCCGGTAACTGGCTTACTAAACTCTACGCGAGGCAATTCAATGTCGTCGAGACGTAGTAGTGAAGATTCACTGGAAGAGGAAGGCCGCAGTTTAAGAGATATACGTCATGAGTTAAAG GATGTTGAAGAACGATTTCGTAAGGCTATGATAGCGAACGCTCAGTTGGATAATGATCGTGCCTCACAAACCTATCAGATACAGTTGCTTAAAGATAAACTGGAAGATATGGAAGAATCGTATTCACAATTACAGCGTGAGTGTAAGGAAAAGACACGCGATTGTAATGCCTTGAAGCGATCGTTGGACAAACTGAGTGAAGAGCTTAAACTGGTACAGGGTCAGCTGAATGAGCGTGACACACTGATAGCAGAACAAGGCTTAGTTATTGTGGCAATTGAAAATGAGGATGGCACTGATGCCAAACGTGCTCTAGTCAGCGTTGAAAATGCACAATTATTGGGTTCGGTACAAGGATCATTAG ATGTTCGACTTAAGAAATTTAGCGAGGAGAAACAACAACTGCAGGCCGAAGTCCAGCAGTTGCAGGAGCAATTAGAAACCTATAAAAGTCAGGGCAAAGGTCGAGGTAAAGGCAATTCTTCAAATGGTCCCTTAGGTTCAGACGATGATGATTATGAAGCTCAAA GAGAAGCTAATAAAATCATATCGgattacaaatataaattacaaaaagctGAACAGGAAATTGCTAGTCTACAATCGAGTTTGGCACGTTCCGAAACACAAGTTATACGCTATAAAAGTACAGCAGAGGCGGCCGAAAAGGCAGAGGCAGAACTTAAAATCGAAAGGAGGAAACTACAAAGAGAG AATCGCGAAACAATGGAAAAACTCGAAGAGTTAGAAACATCAAATAATCATCTTCTTAAACGTCTGGACAAATTAAAGAATGCCAAAAGTGCTTTGCTCAAAGATCTCTGA